The Kwoniella dendrophila CBS 6074 chromosome 3, complete sequence genome contains a region encoding:
- a CDS encoding pyridoxamine 5'-phosphate oxidase yields MASSSASNSVQHLYGTPAPQPSNGEKQSNTDGVEKGIENIKLTSHNQYKTPRLLRENLDENPLKQFNAWFSSALEPKDDTPVVHEPEAMTLCTVNSKNIPSSRIVLLKTVDDKGFIFFTNYNSRKSKELNENPYTSITFYWREISKSVRVIGKIEKISRKESEDYFKTRPRGSQIGAWSSKQSTKVEEGQVQNIVNEKTKEFQNKDQIDCPEFWGGWRIVPFEVEFWSGQPSRLHDRFRYTREEGSTGEWEINRLAP; encoded by the exons AtggcatcttcttcagcttcgaaTTCAGTTCAGCATTTATATGGTACTCCTGCACCACAACCATCTAATGGTGAAAAACAATCTAATACAGATGGAGTAGAAAAAGGAATTGAAAACATAAAATTAACATCacataatcaatataaaaCACCTAGATTACTTCGtgaaaatttagatgaaaatccaTTAAAACAATTTAATGCATGGTTTTCTTCAGCATTAGAACCTAAAGATGATACTCCAGTAGTACATGAACCTGAAGCAATGACATTATGTACAGTAAATAGTAaaaatataccttcatctagAATTGTATTATTAAAAacagttgatgataaaggttttatctttttcacAAATTATaattcaagaaaatcaaaagaattaaatgaaaatccaTATACATCAATAACATTTTATTGGAGagaaatttcaaaatcaGTTAGAGTTAtaggtaaaattgaaaaaatttCAAGAAAGGAATCAGAAGATTATTTTAAAACTAGACCTAGAGGTAGTCAAATTGGTGCTTGGTCTTCTAAACAATCAactaaagttgaagaaggtcaagtTCAAAATATCGTAAATGAAAAAACTAAAGAATTTCAaaataaagatcaaattgattgtCCTGAATTTTGGGGTGGATGGAGAATTGTTCCTTT CGAAGTCGAATTTTGGTCAGGACAACCTTCACGGTTACATGATAGATTCAGAtatacaagagaagaaggttcaaCTGGAGAATGGGAAATTAACAGATTAGCGCCTTAG
- a CDS encoding nascent polypeptide-associated complex subunit beta, which produces MDKEKIAKLQAQVRIGGKGTPRRKQVKKSVTATQGDDRKLQAALKKLGVQPITGVEEVNMFKEDGNVLHFGAPRVHAALPSNTLAVYGPGQTKELTELVPGILNQLGPDSLANLRRLAESYQSMTARQAAQAAASGGGAGSEGAKNDDVDDEIPDLVENFDEAGGEKKEGAEETKKDADLEELE; this is translated from the exons atggACAAAGAGAAGATCGCCAAGCTCCAAGCTCAAGTCCGAATTG GTGGTAAGGGTACACCAAGAAGAAAGCAAGTCAAGAAATCTGTAACTGCTACTCAAGGTGATGACAGAAAACTTCAAGCTGCTCTTAAGAAGTTAGGTGTTCAACCTATCACTGGTGTAGAAGAAGTTAATATGTtcaaagaagatggtaatgttTTACATTTCGGTGCTCCACGAG TCCACGCCGCTCTTCCATCAAACACATTAGCAGTATATGGACCTGGACAAACTAAAGAATTAACTGAATTAGTACCTGGAATTTTAAATCAATTAGGTCCAGATTCATTAGCTAATTTAagaagattagctgaatctTATCAATCAATGACTGCTAGacaagctgctcaagctgctgcttcaggtggtggtgcaggttCAGAAGGAgctaaaaatgatgatgtagatgatgaaattcctgatttagttgaaaattTCGATGAAGCTGGTGGTgaaaaaaaagaaggtgCCGAAGAAACTAAAAAAGATGCTGATCTTGAAGAATTAGAGTAG